The DNA segment CGCCGCCGCCGCCGCTCCGCCGGGCGCGGTCGAGGTGCGCGGCGCCGTGTCCGAGGAGGAGCTGCTCGCCGCCTACGCCGCCGCGGCGGTGCTGCTGGTGCCCTCCCGGTACGAGGGGCTGGGCCTGGTCGCCCTGGAGGCGATGGCCGCCGGGGCGGCGGTGGTCGGGTACGACGTCCCGGGCCTGCGCGACGCGGTCGCCGGCCGGGGCCGGCTGGTGCCCGGTGGCGACCGTGAGGCGATGGCCCGAGCCGCGGCGGCGCTCCTCGCCTCACCCGGGGAGCGCGCGGAGCTGGCGTCGACCGCCCGGGACGCGGTGGTCGCCGCCCACTCGTGGGACGCCGTCGCCGCCCGGGTCGAGGAGGTCTACCGGGCGGTCAGCTGAGGTAGGGGGGAAGGCTGAGCCTCAGGGACGGAGCAGCAGGTAGGCGGCGAGGGCGGCGACCATCGTGGCCACCACCACCATCACCACCAGCAGCCAGCCGGGCACGGTCCGCTCCGGGATGGCGCCGGCGTCGACGCCGCGCAGCCGGGCCGGCTCCTCGGTGCCGGGCCGGGTGTGCTGGGTCGGGAACGGCAGGGTGATCGCCGTCCGCACCGGCGAGTCCGGCTGCCGCGGCGCCGGGCGTGCCGGGGCCTGACGTGGAGGAGTCGCGGTGCGGGGCGGGGCCGGCTGCACCGGGCGCGGCGCTGCGGCCGGCTGGGCCGGGCGGGCGGGAGCCGGCCGGGCGGCGCGGGCCGAGGCCTCCGACCAGGGCACCGGCTGCCAGGCGGGCGGCCGGGGCACGGCGCGGGGCCGGGCCGGGGGTGTGGGGCTCGGCTCCCCCGGCGCGGGCGCGGGCCGGGAGGAGACCGGACGGGGCGCCCGTGGGGCGGCGCTCCGAGGGGCGGGAGCGCGCCCCTCGAGGTCGGCCAGCGGCTGGGCGGCCGCGGTCACGTCGGCGAGCGACGCGTCGAGGGCGGCGCCGAGGCCGGTGCTCGCCGAGGGACGGCCGCTGCGGGGGGAGCGGGCCGA comes from the Candidatus Dormiibacterota bacterium genome and includes:
- a CDS encoding glycosyltransferase, translated to PGLLLFVGRLEPEKRPLDAVAVMARLAGSGVRGVVIGAGSLETAVRAAAAAAPPGAVEVRGAVSEEELLAAYAAAAVLLVPSRYEGLGLVALEAMAAGAAVVGYDVPGLRDAVAGRGRLVPGGDREAMARAAAALLASPGERAELASTARDAVVAAHSWDAVAARVEEVYRAVS